In Bradyrhizobium sp. 170, the DNA window CTTCGGGGAGCGCGCCATGTCGCTTGGAACGATACTCGTCATTATCTTGATCATATTCCTGCTCGGCGGCTTCTCCGGCCGTATCCGGGGCTATGGCTATGGCTACGGCCATTCCGGCATGGGCCTCGCTGGCGTGATTTTAATCGTGCTCCTGATCCTGCTGCTGCTCGGCAAGATTTGAGCCGTTAAGCCATTGAAAAAACTTGATTAAATTTTTGTTCCCGGCAGCCATGCGTGGATTCATCATCACCCCCGATCCGCTCGTTCAGGGGTCGCATTTTTGTCAAAGAAGCTTATATTGGGTCCTGAAATGACGTGCACGGCGCGGCCCGCCATAGTGGCCCACCGTCATCCAATCCCCATTGCTCACACGCGAGAGCCGCAAAAGATTGAGGTCACCGTCCATGCGTCCCTTCAGCTACAACACCGCCGCCGAACTGTTTCCCGCCGCGATCCGCAAGAAGAAGCGGGCCGGGTTTGCCTATCGGCGTTTTGGCACCGCGGCCGAAGCGGTTCGCTTCGCGATCGAGGAACTGCCGGCGGACTCGCTGAATGGCGCTTACCTGCAGGTCGAGGAAGCCCGCTTCGACCAGAGCGGCATCCGCTCGCTCTATGAAAGCGAAGCCTTCCCGCTGCCGCGCCGTCCGCGTGCGCCCGCCAGCGCCGAAGACAAGGCCGACGCGGCCTAAGATTCCGCGATCGATAATGGAATGCCCTCGGAGCATCTCCGAGGGCATGTTTTTTGGCGACATGTTTTCCAGCGTCATGCGTTAACGCGGCTGCCGGTCGAGCCAGCGCTTGAGCATGCGCACGTTGCGGACGTTGGCGCGGAACATGACGTCGAAAGCGTCGCCCGCGACCGGCACCAGGCCGACCACGCCGTCAACCGCGACATTGGCGAGCATCCGCGCCGTGATGTGCCAGGGCGCCCCGAGCGCGCGCGCCTCGCGCACCACCCACAGCGAAATCGCCGTCGTGATGATGTCACCGACCACGGGGATCAGCCCGATCAGCCCGTCGATGCCGTAGCGAAACTTGGTGCCCGGCACGATGAAGGCGACATCAAGCAATTTTGCGATGGCATCGAGCCGCGCCAGCCGCTGCTCGCGCGTCAGATCTCCGAACGGATTGGCGGCGGAATGACCGAAATCGAACCGCAATCCCTCGAACTGCGTATGCAGGTTCGCCTCGGGGAGCTCGTGCCCCTCCTGGTCGATCACCGGGCCGCGCCCGGCCGCGCGCGTCCGGGAAGACTGCCCGGAACGTGAACGCGGCGGCGTGTAGATATCGTCGTTTGACATGGTCATCACATGGTAACGCGAACGCGAGCTGCAAGTTGCGTCAAATTATCGCTTTCGCTTTCGACGCTGTTGATCTTTGACGCGTTTTCTTGATGCGAACCGGTCTCCGCTTCGCTTGAAAACGCTTTACCTCCCCCACGCCGCCGTCGGCGTCAGGCCGAAGCGGCGGCGGAAGCAGCGGTTGAAATAGGACAGATCGTTGAAGCCGCATGCGAAGGCGATGTCGCTGATGCGCCGCTCGCGCCCGCAACCCATAGCGACGTCATCGAGGTCGCCGGCGGATACGGCCGTGGCTGGCACCGCGGCCCCTTCGGCCGCTGCCGCGCCAACGGAACCTGACGCGCGATCGGCAACCCGCTGCCCCGACCCCGGGGTTTACCGGATAGACCGGCCGCGAAAAAAATCTAGAGTTCAAGCCTTAACCACGGTTGAGTGGGCTCGGGGCTTTCTTTCACGTAAGCGTATTGCAGTTACATGCGCATGAGCGGCGGGCCGAAAGGCCCGCCGTTTTTGCTTTGCTCGTGCGCTTGCGCGCAAAGCAAATCAGTTCGCAGTCCGTAGGGCGGGCAAAGCGAAGCGTGCCCACCATCAAGAAGCTCGCTCGATGATAGATGGTGGGAACGGCGCTATCGCGCCTTTGCCCACCCTGCGATTTTGCATCGATGCGAAGCGTTAAGTCGAATGCACCGGCCGCGGCGTGTCGGCATATCTGTGCGCCAGCCAGGACGACAGCATCGCAGGCGCCATGCCGACGATGCCGTAGAGCAGGAATTGCACCGCGCCGGTATCCGGCCCGCGCGAGCCATAGAGCAATTCCGATGCGGTGAAACCGATCGCGCCTACGATCAGCATCCGCGCCACGGGAGAAATGCGCTTGACGTGGCAGAGAATGTCATCGATGGCGCCGACCATCAGCGCCGGCACGATGCCGAACAGGTAGCTGTACTGCAGCGTCTTGACGAACGCGCCGAGGAATTTTCCGATCTCCGACCAGTTGGTCTCGGTCCAGTAGCCCGAAGCCACAGTGGTCGCGAACAGCATCAAAAACCCGCCGACGAGCGGGACGATAGCTCCGAAGATCAGATAGCGTTTCATGGCGACCTCTGCGTTGAGTCAAGTGTCGAGAACGAAGACTCACCGTCGGACCAACCGCTGGTTCCGTGACCGGACATGATCCGATCTCGACAGCGCCTTGGCCGTACACAATTTCAAATCCAGTCAGGGCGGAGTCAAGAGGTCAGCAACCTTCGATGCCAAAGCCGCCGTCAGGCAGACCGGCTCAGTTTGCCATTGGCAGCCGTCGACACTGCTGCCGGCTCGTTCTTCTTGGCCAGAATCCGATCCGATCCAAACCGGATGGTCCATTGCGCGACCGACAGCAACAAGGACTCAAACACCGCCACGCATTGTTCGAGCTCCCGGTCGGTGGATGGCGGGCAATTGGGCCGGTTGCGGACGATCATCGTCGTTGTCGACCAGGTCAGCCGGGCGGCCTTGCAGGCGACGATCAGCCCATACACCCGGTCGGGTTCGAGCAAGGGTTCGATCGCCTCGACCTTGACGTCGGCCTTCAAGGCAAGCGCTGCGACCACGTGGGTGTATTCACCCCTCACCGCGAACCGGTTGACGATTGAATCATTCAGCTTGCCGGTACGATTGAGCGCAACGACCTCGCTTTGCGCCTGGGTATAGTCTATCGCCTTCCGGGCCGCGCCGCTCTGTCCGGCGGCCGCGGCAGAACCTTTCCCCCGCACGACAGGCCGCGGCGCCGTCAGGAACCGCGCGCGAACCACGTCGGCAACCTTGCCAATGAGCTCGCGCAGCAAGCTGCCGGGAATGTCCAGGCGAACGCCGAGCTTTTCCGCCAGCCCCTCGTCACGCTCTGCCCGCCCCACCAGCGTCGCGTAGCCGCATTCGGAGAAACGTGCGCCGGCGTTCCGCGCGAGTGCATTGGAGACGTTGACGTCGCCAAATCTCATCAGCGCGTCCGTCAGCGCTTCGTTGAGCGCCTTCCGGTCGCAGATCGCCAGCAGATGCTGCTGGCTACGGCTTTTGACGATTTCAAGAAGGTCGGCTTCCGACAGACAGCCGGAGCTTCTCAGGACCGGCGCGGCGACCTGGGGCTGTTCGTGGAACGCAAGCTGGCGGATCGTCTGTCGCGGGGCCCGGTCGATGGTGGCGAGCGCCTCGCTGAGCTGGATCACGGTCGTTGCGTCCACCCGCGCGATCAGGTGGGCGAGGACGCCATCGACCGCAGCGATCTGCGAGTCACCGAGGCGACCGACATTGGACAGGAACAGGTCCGTCACCTCGCCGAAAATCCGGGCATCGTGCTCGGGTCCATCCTCTTCGGCGCCATTCAATTCCTTGCGCAGATCCGTCGAAGCGGCAGGCATGACTATCCCGCCTCCGCACCGGTCGTGCCGGCTCGCCGCATGACCCCATTTGCGCAAGTTCGCGTCATGCGGAATGCTCCCAGCAGCCGCGCCATCGCAGGGACGGCCGGGGTCTTCGTGGATCCATCGGCAGCGGAATGAACAAACATTTGAGCGCCATTCGAAAGGCCGGTTTCGGCAGCCTTTTCACTCCAACGAAAGCAATGAGCCGGGTGCGAGCAATAGCCGCTGATCGTACCCGGGCTTCCCTAACGGGTGGTTGTTTCGGTACCGGGAATTTCCGCATTTATACTGAGTTTTGCAGCGCGGAAGGCGAGCCCGGCCGGTTGCGGCAACCGGGCCGGGCAACGGCCGCTTCCGGGGGCCTCACCGCTACAATCCGCACAGGACCGTCATCACCCACGAGGCGGGTGATCCAGTATTCCAGAGACGTTCATAGTCCATCGAGAAGCTGCGGCGTACTGGATCCCCGCCCCAGTGCGCAATTGCGCACAAGGCGGGATATGACAAGCGGAGGCGGGCGGTTCGATCGCGCTCGAGGACGAAAGACGCAGAGACCCGCATCTGTGCCTTCTTTGGAATCCATCGACCTGGAAAGAACGCAGCGTCAATGCCGAGTTGTCTCTGCGCTTCGGTCGACGTGGCGCGCACGCAACAGTTAAGGAAGTGTTGGCGCGAGCCATTGCAGCTTCGCAGCATTAGCGCATAATTCGCGGCGGAGCGGCGCAGCACTTTTGATTCGAACATCGGCAGAAATCGAGCAACCACACCGGGTGATTCCCGGGTGATGGATGACGCGTGCGGCAGCGCAAACCGCGTGCAGCGCCCCCGATGAACAGCGGCCAGCACCGCGCGCAACCTTGGGGAACGCATCGATGACTTTCCACCATACAAGCAGGATCGCACTTCTCTTCGCCATCGCCTTCGCGACGACGGCACTTTCCGTAACTCCGAGCCTCGCCTTCTCGTCGGAGGCGCAGCAGATGTGCACCGGCGACGCCATGCGGCTATGCGGCCATGAAGTTCCCAATGTCCAGAGAATCACCGCCTGCATGGTCAGGCAGCGCGCGAATCTCAGTCCGGGCTGCCGTGCCGTGATGGAGCGCGGCCACGCCGCGCGGAGGCGAGCTGCCGCCGCGGAGTGACCGGTCTTCGCGCGAAGACGAACAGAACGGCTTCAGCAGAGCTGCGTGCAATGCCGAGGCCGTCTTCTTGCTGGACCCGGTCGCTACCTGTGCAGCGATCGATTTAGCGATCGATCTAGCTATCGATTTCCTGGCTCAGTAGAGATCAGCTCAGGCTGGAGAGCGCATCTGCGGCGCTCCAGCCACTCGCGCCATAGCTACTCCCCCCACAGCGCGAACGCGTCGTTGAACGCGCGTTCGCCGGGGGCGCCCTTTTCGATCGCGATGATGGCGCGGCGCTGGTTGACGTAGACCAAGGGCACGTCGAACCAGGAGCGCTCCTTCAGGAGCTGCAAATTGCGGGCGCGGTCGGAATCGACGTTGGAGAGCCCAACCAGGAAGAAGCCGTCGGTGACTTTCACGGCGAGACCGGCCAGCGGCGTGCCGCGCGCCTGCTCGTTGGACTTCATCAAAATGCCCGGCACGTTGCCGACGCCGCCGCCGGAGAAATCCTGCGGCAGGATGAAGGTCAATTCCGCGGTGTGGCTCGCCGGCAGCGACGAGTCGGTATTGCGGCGGAACGACATCGTCATCTTGAACTTGCGGTCGGGAATCTCGATGTCGGCGCGCACGGCGACATCAGGCTTCTGGTTGCCGCTCGCCTTGATCGGTTCGGTGCGCCAGATCACCGAGCCGACATATTGCTTGCCCTTGGGATCGGACGGGTCCTCGTCATACAGCACGACGCGCTGCGCCACCGGCGCGACGTTCTCGCTACCCGGCTGGCCGACGCGGTCGGGTATCTTCGGGCGCGACTGGGGTGCGGCCGGATCCTTTGGCGCTTCCACTGCAGTGGAGGATTTGAACAGGCTGCTCACGGTCGTGACGACCGACTTGCCCCACAGGATGCCGGCGCCGACCAGAATGAGCACGATGCCGACGGCGATCGCGCTCTTGAAAGGAAATACGGTGCCTGCGCGGGCGCGCTTCTTCGGCTCGCGGTCGCGATCCTGCGAGAGCCGCGAGCGCTCACGCGGCGGCGGCGTCTGCGGCGACTGCGGCGCGTAACGGTCGGCCTCCGCCAGCGATTCGTCATACGAATAGGGCGCGTCGGGATCGGCGCCGCGGTTTTCCATGCTCGGCTCGAGCCGGTCGAATTCCGGCGAAGGCGACGGCACGTTGGCATAGGTCTTTCGCGCGGCACGGTTGGCCTGCGCCGCGGCGCGGCCGAGATCGTCGGCGTCGGCGGCGATGTCGCGGAAACCGCGCATGCCGGGCGGCTGCGGCGGCATCGGCGGCGGGCCATTACCGTTGTCGGGGCCGCGGCGGGGGCCGCCGCCGCGCTCGCGGGGCGGCGGTGGCGGCAGGCCGGCATCCTGCATCGGAATCTGCGGCGGCTGCGGGCGCGGTGCGCCGGGCGGCGGCGCATCGGCGCGCAGATTGCGCGGCGGGCGTTGTTCGTCCTGGCCAAGCGGCGGACGGGCCTCGCGCGAGGGGGCTTGAGAAGGCGGACGCTGCTGCCGCAGGGCGCCGGACGGCGCGCCGGGAGGGCCTGCGGATTCCGGCGGCCGGGCATTGGCGCGGCGGAAAGCGTCGCCACCACGCGGGGCACCGCTGCCGCCGCCGGGCCGCGAGGCCTCGCGGGCGCGCTGGGCGGCTTCCGATTCGACCTTGCGCACGGCTTCTTCCAGCGAAAGCCGCTCACGGGTGATTTCGGATTCGGAAAGCGGCGGCTGAACGCTGCGCAACTGCGCGATCAGCGCGGTGCGCGCCCGCTCATAGAGCGCACGCCGACTCTCGCCTGGAGCATTGGGGTCCAGGCCGGCGATGGCGCGTGCGATCAGCGGGTAATAATCAGCCATTTCTCTTCAATACTGCTGCCCCGGCCGTAACATCCCGTTAAGCCTCAAACGGGTTCTGTACCAGGATAGTATCCTCGCGTTCGGGGCTGGTGGAAAGCAATGCAATCGGACAACCCACGAGTTCCTCGACCCGGCGGACATATTTGATCGCCTGGGCCGGCAGATCTGCCCAGGAACGGGCGTTGGCGGTCGGCTCTTTCCAGCCTTCGATCGTCTCATAAATCGGCACCACCCGGGCCTGAGCGCCCTCGCCCGCCGGCAGATGGTCGATTTCCTTGCCGTCCAGCATGTAGCCGGTGCAGACCTCGATGGTGTCGAAGCCGTCGAGAATGTCGAGTTTTGTAAGGGCGAGCCCGGTGATGCCGCAGGTGCGGACCGTCTGCCGCACCAGCACGGCATCGAACCAGCCGCAGCGACGCTTGCGGCCGGTGTTGACGCCGAACTCCTTGCCGCGGCGGCCGATCTCCTCGCCGATTTCGTTGTTGAGTTCGGTCGGGAACGGCCCCTGGCCGACGCGGGTCGTGTAGGCCTTGCAGATGCCGAGCACATAGCCGACCGCGCCCGGGCCCATGCCGGTGCCGGTCGCCGCCTGCGCCGCCACCGTGTTGGACGAGGTGACGTAGGGATAGGTGCCGTGATCCACATCCAGAAGCGCGCCCTGCGCGCCCTCGAACAGGATGCGCTTGCCCTCGCGGCGTTTGATGTCGAGCAGCCGCCACACCGTCTCGGCATACGGCAACAGCTTTGGCGCGAACGCGGAGAGCTCCTTCAGGATGCCGCCACCGTCGATCTCCTCCAGATTGAGCCCGCGGCGCAGCGCGTTGTGATGCGCCAGCAGACGGTCGATCTTGTGCGGCAGCGTGTCGAGGTCGGCTAAGTCCATCAGGCGGATGGCGCGGCGGCCGACCTTGTCTTCATAGGCAGGTCCGATGCCGCGGCGGGTGGTGCCGATCGCAGTGTTGGCATTGGATGATTCGCGCAGCGCATCGAGCTCGCGGTGCAGCGGCAGGATCAGCGTGACGTTCTCGGCGACGCGCAGGTTTTCCGGGCTGATGGCGACGCCCTGGCCCTTCAGTCTTGCGACTTCGTCAAGGAAGGCCTGCGGATCGAACACCACGCCATTGCCGATCACGGCGAGCTTCGAGGGCCGCAGCACGCCGGAAGGCAGCAGCGCCAGCTTGTAGGTCTCGCCATTGATGACGAGCGTATGGCCGGCATTGTGGCCGCCCTGGAAGCGCACGACGATATCGGCCTGCTCCGACAACCAGTCGACGATCTTGCCCTTCCCCTCGTCGCCCCATTGGGCGCCGACGACGACAACGTTGGCCATTTCTAAAGTGTTCCCTGCAAATCTGATGGTCCCAGCATGACCTTTCCGGAAAACCGGTCTCCACTTTTCCGAATCATGCGCTAGCTTGCCCAGCCAAAATCACGGCCGGGGCCGTTCGCATGCGAGGCAGCCCCACCGGATAAAGGAAGCGGGTGCTCTAGGCAAGCAAGAAGGCGGTTTTAGGGGGGTCTTAGAACCGATCCAACCCATTGATATCCCCGTAAAATTCCTGACCACCGGGCGACAGACGCATTAACATCCGGCAATGACGGAAAGGCCATGTCGAAAACCACCCGTGCAACCCAGGCGCTGGAAAAGCTGGGCATGAAATTCACCCTGCATGCCTATGACTACGACCCGGATGCGGCGAGCATCGGTCTGCAGGCGGCGGACGCGCTCGGCGTTGAGCCTGCGCGCGTGCTCAAGACGCTGATGGCCGAGGTTGACGGCAAGCCGGTCTGCGCCGTGGTGCCGTCGGACTGCGAAGTTAGCATGAAAAAACTCGCAGGCGCCTTCGGGGCGAAGGCGGCGAAGATGATGCGGCCGGCCGATGCCGAACGGCTGACCGGCTACCATGTCGGCGGCATCTCGCCGTTCGGGCAGAAGAAGCGCGTGCCGGTCGCGATCGAGGAAGCCGCGCTCGGCCATCCAAGCGTGTTCCTCAATGGCGGCCAGCGCGGCCTGCAGGTCGAACTCGCTCCCCAGGACGCCGTGAAGGCTGCGGGCGCGATCGCGCGCGCACTGGTGGCGTGAGCGGCCTTGGCTTCGGCTTCGGCTAGCCGCTACGTGGTGAGTTGTTGCTGCGTCTGCGCCCATAGCATCGCCTCGATGATGGCCCTGCGCAGTTTCGGGCGCTGCTCCTCATCGCATTCGATGAACGCCAGAATGGAATTGGCGCGAACGGCAAACTGGTGACGTGTTTCGGCTTCGGCTTCTTCGGCCGACATCGGCTTGTTCAAAGGAATAACCCATCATCTCTAGAAATTCGCCTCACGGACAGACGAAGCTGCTGCGCAGCCGCCGCCTGCAAAACCGTGGTCCCAGCGATCGAACGAACGCCTGTACTGAAATTAACCTGGAATAACCCACTGCATGCGCCCGGAAAACAAACCAAGGTTGGGTCGCATGAATCAATCGTCCTTTGATTGCATATTCGCCCGCCCGCTGGCAACCCCAAAACAACAGGCAAGGAACAGACAAGGGGAAAGCTGAGTCGGGCTGCATGGTCGCGATGCGTCCTGCACCATTGATGAGCACCGCAAATCCGTGTCTGTGGCAGGGGCCGGGCTACATTTCCGGCCCGGCGACGTCAGCCGGGCGGGCCGCGGCGCCATCAACCGGGCCTTATCCCTCAATGACGGCTTCCGAACAGACTTCACCCGCCCGATCCGGGAACTGGCTCGCCAACCAGCCTTACCTGCTGCTCAGCATCACCGCGCTGTGCTGGGCCGGCAACGCCATTGTCGGGCGGATGGCCGCCGGCCACATCGCGCCGGTGACGCTTTCCTTCCTGCGCTGGTCGTTCGCATTCCTGATCATCCTGCCGTTTGCCTGGAAGCATCTGGTCCGCGACTGGGGCGCGATCCGCGGCCGGCTCGGCATCATGATCGTGCTCTCGATCACCGGCATCGGCGCGTTCAATACCCTGCAATACTGGGCGCTTGAGCATACCCAGGCGTTGAACACGCTGCTGTTGCAGTCGGCGGGACCGCTGGTGGTCGCGGTGTGGTCGCTCGTGCTGCTCGGGGTACGACTGACGCTGGCTCAGACCGCGGGCGTTTTGCTGTCGATGGCCGGCGTGCTGATCATCCTGATGCATGGCGACCTCACCAAGCTTTCCAATATCGAGTTCAACCGCGGCGACCTGATCTTCATCGTGGCGCTGGCGATCTTCGGGATCTATTCGGTGCTGTCGCTAAAACGCCCCGATATCCACGGCCTGTCGTTCGTCGCCTTCACCTTCGGGGCCGGCGCGGCCTGCCTGATCCCGCTGTTCATCTGGGAACTGTTCGCGCGGCCGCTGATGCAGATCGATGCGGCGAACCTGCTGACGCTCGCCTATGTCGCGCTGTTTCCCTCGACGATCGCCTATCTCTGCTACAATCGCGGCGTGCAACTGATCGGCGCCAACCGCGCCGCGCCGTTCTTCCACGTGGTGCCGGTGTTCGGAACCATCATGTCGATCGTCTTCCTCGGCGAGCATCCGCAAGCGTTCCACTTCATCGGCTTCGCGCTGGTGTTGACCGGGGTGTTTGTGGCGTCGCGAAAGGCCTCTGCGTAGCGTTCCCTCTCCCGGACGCGAGGCAAAGGGACCGCGGTGACTTGGCCCGGCAAATCCGCTACTTCTTGGACCCGCTTCGTTTAAGGGCATTCGATGAAGGTTCGCGCCAGCAATCTGATGATCG includes these proteins:
- a CDS encoding DUF3309 family protein; the protein is MSLGTILVIILIIFLLGGFSGRIRGYGYGYGHSGMGLAGVILIVLLILLLLGKI
- a CDS encoding DUF4112 domain-containing protein → MTMSNDDIYTPPRSRSGQSSRTRAAGRGPVIDQEGHELPEANLHTQFEGLRFDFGHSAANPFGDLTREQRLARLDAIAKLLDVAFIVPGTKFRYGIDGLIGLIPVVGDIITTAISLWVVREARALGAPWHITARMLANVAVDGVVGLVPVAGDAFDVMFRANVRNVRMLKRWLDRQPR
- a CDS encoding adenylosuccinate synthase, encoding MANVVVVGAQWGDEGKGKIVDWLSEQADIVVRFQGGHNAGHTLVINGETYKLALLPSGVLRPSKLAVIGNGVVFDPQAFLDEVARLKGQGVAISPENLRVAENVTLILPLHRELDALRESSNANTAIGTTRRGIGPAYEDKVGRRAIRLMDLADLDTLPHKIDRLLAHHNALRRGLNLEEIDGGGILKELSAFAPKLLPYAETVWRLLDIKRREGKRILFEGAQGALLDVDHGTYPYVTSSNTVAAQAATGTGMGPGAVGYVLGICKAYTTRVGQGPFPTELNNEIGEEIGRRGKEFGVNTGRKRRCGWFDAVLVRQTVRTCGITGLALTKLDILDGFDTIEVCTGYMLDGKEIDHLPAGEGAQARVVPIYETIEGWKEPTANARSWADLPAQAIKYVRRVEELVGCPIALLSTSPEREDTILVQNPFEA
- the ybaK gene encoding Cys-tRNA(Pro) deacylase, with the translated sequence MSKTTRATQALEKLGMKFTLHAYDYDPDAASIGLQAADALGVEPARVLKTLMAEVDGKPVCAVVPSDCEVSMKKLAGAFGAKAAKMMRPADAERLTGYHVGGISPFGQKKRVPVAIEEAALGHPSVFLNGGQRGLQVELAPQDAVKAAGAIARALVA
- a CDS encoding DMT family transporter; this encodes MTASEQTSPARSGNWLANQPYLLLSITALCWAGNAIVGRMAAGHIAPVTLSFLRWSFAFLIILPFAWKHLVRDWGAIRGRLGIMIVLSITGIGAFNTLQYWALEHTQALNTLLLQSAGPLVVAVWSLVLLGVRLTLAQTAGVLLSMAGVLIILMHGDLTKLSNIEFNRGDLIFIVALAIFGIYSVLSLKRPDIHGLSFVAFTFGAGAACLIPLFIWELFARPLMQIDAANLLTLAYVALFPSTIAYLCYNRGVQLIGANRAAPFFHVVPVFGTIMSIVFLGEHPQAFHFIGFALVLTGVFVASRKASA
- a CDS encoding DUF2336 domain-containing protein, whose translation is MPAASTDLRKELNGAEEDGPEHDARIFGEVTDLFLSNVGRLGDSQIAAVDGVLAHLIARVDATTVIQLSEALATIDRAPRQTIRQLAFHEQPQVAAPVLRSSGCLSEADLLEIVKSRSQQHLLAICDRKALNEALTDALMRFGDVNVSNALARNAGARFSECGYATLVGRAERDEGLAEKLGVRLDIPGSLLRELIGKVADVVRARFLTAPRPVVRGKGSAAAAGQSGAARKAIDYTQAQSEVVALNRTGKLNDSIVNRFAVRGEYTHVVAALALKADVKVEAIEPLLEPDRVYGLIVACKAARLTWSTTTMIVRNRPNCPPSTDRELEQCVAVFESLLLSVAQWTIRFGSDRILAKKNEPAAVSTAANGKLSRSA
- a CDS encoding DUF5413 family protein, which codes for MKRYLIFGAIVPLVGGFLMLFATTVASGYWTETNWSEIGKFLGAFVKTLQYSYLFGIVPALMVGAIDDILCHVKRISPVARMLIVGAIGFTASELLYGSRGPDTGAVQFLLYGIVGMAPAMLSSWLAHRYADTPRPVHST